Proteins from a genomic interval of Rattus norvegicus strain BN/NHsdMcwi chromosome 2, GRCr8, whole genome shotgun sequence:
- the Rprd2 gene encoding regulation of nuclear pre-mRNA domain-containing protein 2 isoform X5 — protein sequence MAAGGGGGSSKASSSSASSAGALESSLDRKFQSVTNTMESIQGLSSWCIENKKHHSTIVYHWMKWLRRSTYPHRLNLFYLANDVIQNCKRKNAIIFRESFADVLPEAAALVKDPSVSKSIERIFKIWEDRNVYPEDMIVALREALTSTNPKAALKSKIVAEFRSQALIEELLMYKRSEDQIELKEKQLSTMRVDVCSTETLKCLKDKTGGKKFSKEFEEASSKLEEFVNGLDKQVKNGPSLTEALENAGIFYEAQYKEVKVVANAYKTFANRVNNLKKKLDQLKSTLPDPEESPVPSPSMDAPSPTGSESPFQGMGGEESQSPTMESDKSATPEPVTDNRDVEDMELSDVEDDGSKIIVEDRKEKPVEKPAVSTGVVTKSTENISKTSPCAPPSVPTTAAPPLPKPLNTSLLSPSPTLVLPNLANVDLAKISSILSSLTSVMKNTGVSSASRPSPGTPTSPSSLSSGLKTPAPATTPSHNPLANILSKVEITPESILSALSKTQTQSAPALQGLSSLLQSVTGNPVPASEAASQSTAASPASTTGSAVKGRNLLSNTQSFISKSFNYSPNSSTSEVSSTSASKASVGQSPVLPSTTFKLPSSSLGFTGTHNTSPAAPPTEVAMCQSSEVSKPKPESESTSPSLEMKIHNFLKGNPGFSGLNLNIPILSSLGSSAPSEGHSSDFQRGPTSTSVDNIDGTPVRDERSGTPTQDEMMDKPTSSSVDTMSLLSKIISPGSSTPSSIRSPPAGGDESYPQEPPSSVSTYRPFGLGGGSPYKQSSSAVERPSSLMDSSQEKLFPDTSFQEDEDYRDFEYSGPPPSAMMNLEKKPAKSILKSSKLSDATEYQPILSSYNHRAQEFGGKSAFPPSVRALLDSSENCDRLSSPPGLFGAFSIRGSEPGSERSPSPKYPCRSSGSPTHIRRGESPGLYDFHHIDD from the exons CCACATATCCCCACCGTTTGAATCTCTTTTATCTTGCCAATGATGTCATACAGAATTGTAAAAGGAAAAATGCAATCATATTTCGAGAATCATTTGCTGATGTGCTTCCTGAAGCTGCTGCTCTAGTGAA ggatccatctgtctctaAGTCTATAGAACGAATCTTTAAAATCTGGGAAGATAGAAATGTGTACCCAGAAGACATGATTGTGGCATTGAGAGAAGCTTTAA CATCCACGAATCCAAAAGCTGCTCTCAAATCTAAGATTGTTGCTGAGTTTCGA TCTCAGGCCCTCATTGAAGAATTGTTGATGTACAAACGCTCAGAAGATCAGATAGAACTGAAGGAGAAACAGTTGTCAACCATGAGAGTGGATGTCTGCAGCACAGAAACTCTCAAGTGTTTAAAAG ATAAAACAGGTGGAAAGAAGTTCTCCAAAGAATTTGAAGAAGCAAGTTCCAAGCTAGAGGAATTTGTGAATGGACTAGATAAGCAGGTGAAAAATGGGCCCTCGCTAACGGAAGCATTAGAGAATGCTGGGATCTTCTATGAAGCACAGTACAAAGAAGTGAAAGTGGTAGCTAAC gCTTACAAAACCTTCGCTAACCGAGTAAACAACTTAAAGAAGAAGTTGGATCAGTTGAAGTCAACCCTTCCTGATCCTGAGGAGTCACCAGTCCCCTCTCCAAGTATGGATGCTCCTTCTCCAACTGGTTCCGAGTCTCCATTTCAGGGTATGGGAGGTGAAGAATCCCAGTCACCAACCATGGAGAGTGACAAATCTGCCACACCTGAGCCTGTGACAGATAACCGTGACGTGGAGGACATGGAACTCTCAGATGTGGAAGATGATGGATCAAAAATCATTG TGGAGGACAGGAAAGAAAAACCTGTGGAGAAACCAGCTGTCTCTACTGGTGTGGTCACCAAGTCAACAGAAAATATCTCGAAAACCTCACCATGTGCCCCACCGTCTGTGCCCACGACAGCAGCCCCGCCTCTCCCAAAGCCTCTGAACACTTCacttctgtccccttccccaaCTTTGGTTTTGCCAAACCTGGCAAATGTGGATCTGGCAAAGATCAGTTCCATCCTTAGCAGCCTAACATCAGTCATGAAAAATACGG GGGTCAGTTCTGCATCAAGACCTTCTCCAGGAACTCCTACCAGTCCCAGCAGCCTCAGCAGTGGCCTGAAAACACCTGCACCCGCCACAACACCATCTCACAACCCTCTGGCAAATATCCTGTCAAAGGTGGAGATCACCCCAGAGAGCATCCTCTCTGCTCTTTCTAAAACCCAGACACAGTCAGCCCCTGCACTTCAAG GCTTGTCATCTTTACTTCAGAGTGTTACTGGGAACCCTGTGCCAGCCAGTGAAGCTGCTTCACAGAGCACTGCGGCCTCCCCTGCCAGCACCACAGGCTCTGCTGTAAAGGGGAGAAATCTGCTCTCCAATACCCAGTCTTTTATTTCCAAGAGCTTCAACTATTCTCCCAATTCTTCAACTTCTGAAGTCTCTTCCACGTCAGCAAGCAAGGCATCCGTTGGGCAGAGCCCAGTCCTCCCAAGCACTACTTTTAAACTACCGTCCAGTTCTTTAGGATTTACAGGCACACACAATACTAGCCCTGCTGCCCCACCTACTGAAGTTGCCATGTGCCAATCCTCAGAGGTCTCCAAGCCAAAGCCAGAATCAGAGTCCACCTCTCCAAGCCTGGAAATGAAGATCCACAATTTCCTGAAAggtaatcctggtttcagcggcTTGAACTTAAACATCCCAATCCTGAGCAGCCTGGGGTCCAGTGCCCCATCAGAGGGCCATTCCTCGGACTTCCAGCGTGGTCCTACCAGCACTTCAGTTGACAACATCGATGGAACTCCGGTTCGGGATGAACGGAGTGGGACACCCACCCAGGATGAGATGATGGATAAGCCTACATCCAGCAGTGTAGACACTATGTCCCTACTGTCTAAGATCATCAGCCCTGGTTCCTCAACACCCAGCAGTATAAGATCGCCACCTGCTGGAGGAGATGAAAGCTACCCCCAGGAGCCCCCCAGTTCTGTGTCTACATATCGACCCTTTGGCCTGGGCGGTGGCTCTCCCTACAAGCAGTCTTCTAGTGCAGTTGAGAGGCCGTCATCACTGATGGACTCTTCACAGGAAAAGCTCTTCCCAGATACTTCCTTCCAGGAAGATGAGGACTACCGAGACTTTGAATATTCAGGGCCTCCACCATCTGCCATGATGAACCTAGAGAAGAAACCAGCCAAATCTATCCTGAAGTCAAGCAAGCTTTCTGATGCCACCGAGTACCAGCCAATCCTGTCTAGTTACAACCACAGGGCCCAAGAGTTTGGGGGCAAGTCTGCCTTTCCTCCATCTGTAAGGGCCCTCCTGGACTCTAGTGAGAACTGTGACCGCCTCTCATCTCCCCCTGGGCTCTTTGGTGCCTTCAGCATAAGAGGGAGTGAACCTGGGTCTGAGCGGTCACCATCTCCGA AATACCCTTGCCGCTCCAGCGGGTCACCCACCCACATCAGGCGTGGAGAAAGTCCTGGCCTCTACGATTTCCACCACATCGACGATTGA